ATGGCCGAGCTTGTCCGGGTTGGCCACCGAGTGGACCGCCTGGACCACCCCATCGACGACGTCGAGCCCGACCACGCTGGCCACCCGCCCCTCCGCGTCGTACATGACGGCGCCCGGCCGCCCGTTGACCCAGGCCGGCCGGTAGGAGACGCCGAGCTTCGCGACCCGGCGCAGCCCGGCGACGAGCAGCCGTGCGACGTGGTGCGCGTCGGTGGCCGGTCGCGCGATCGCCTGCGCCTTGCCGCCGCCGTCCCCGTGCAGCACCGCGTCCGGCGCGAGCATGCTGAGCAGCGCGTCCATGTCGCCGCCCGCGGCGGCGTCGAAGAACCTGCGGGCCAGTTCCTCGCCCCGCGCCCGCCGCGCGGGAGGCGGCGGGCTTCCGGGCGCCCGCCCGCCGGCGGCGACGCGTTGCCGGGCCCGGGCGAAGATCTGACGGCAGTTCACCTCGGTCTTGCCGGTGATCCGCGCCACGTCCTGGTAGTCGTAGCCGAACACCTCGCGCAGCATGAACACCGCCCGCTCCACCGGCGTCAGCGACTCCAGCAGCACGAGGAACGCCATCGACAGCGAGTCGGCCAGTTCGGCGTGCTCGGCCGGCCCCGGCGCGCCGGCGGGCACGACGACCGGCTCGGGCAGCCAGTCACCCACGTACGTCTCCCTCCGCACCCGCGCCGATCGCAGATGGTCGATGCCCAGCCTCGTGACCGCCGTCGCCAGGTACGCCTTCTGGTCGGCGATCGCCGTCCCCGCCTGGCGGGCTCTGGTCAGGCCGAGGAAGGCGTCCTGCACGATGTCCTCGGCGTCGCCCACGGACCCCGTCATCCCGTACGCGATCGAGAACAGCAGTGGCCGGTACGCGGCCGCCCCCGTCTCATCCGCCGTCCCGAGCATGCTCTTCCTCCTGTCGATCCGCGGCCTACCAGGCTATGGGGCCGAGGCGGTCGACGAAGAGGCCGGTCGGCCCGTCGGGGCCGAGCGTGGCCAGCCTGACGATCGAGTCGGTGCCCTCGGTGACCGTCAGCTCGCCGGTGTGGTTGTTCATGTCGGTGGCGGCGAACTTGCGGTTGGCGACCTCGCCGGGTGTGGCGAGGTTGAACTTGATGTCCGGCAGCGCCTGGGCGTACCGGAGGGTGACCATGTTGAGCGCCGTCTTGGACGAGGTGTAGGCGAGCTCGTGGAACTGCGAGGCGGCCTGCCGGGGATCGGTCACGACGGAGAAGGCGCCGACGGCGCTCGACACCATCACCACGCGCGGGTTCTCCGCCGCCTGCAACAACGGCAGGAAGGCGTTGGTGACCCTGATGGGGCCGTACACGTTGGTGTCGTAGACGGCGTGGATCTCCTCGGCCGTCGCCTGCGCGGGCGGGGTGCCCCGGCCCGGCGCGCCGGCGTTGTTGATCAGCACGTCCAGGCAGTCGGTGTGCTCGCGGACGAGCCGTACCGCGCCGGCCACCGACTCGTCCGAGGTCACGTCCAGCGGCACCATGACCACCGCGGAGCCCTCCGCGGCGAGCTTGGCGGCGGCCTCCCGCCCGCGGCCCTCGTCGCGCGAGCCGAGGAAGACCGTCCAGCCGAGCGCGCCGAGCCGCCTGGCCGCTTCGAGACCGAGCCCCTTGTTGCCTCCGGTGATCAGCACCGAGGTCTGTTCCTTGTTCGTCATGCCCTCTGAAGACGAGACCCCCTCCCTGCCTGTGACGCAATGTGAGCGACGTCACAGAATCACCGTGATGGAACACGCTTCCCTGAGCGGTGGCCGTGTAAGCGGTTCAACGTGCCGGCGTCCGGTGGCCTTCTGCTGCGATCATGAGAGACTGCGGGTGGCGACGGCCTGGAGGCGACGGTGCGCAGGAGAGTGCTGGCATTCTCAGGGGTGCTCGCGCTCGCGGGCGCCCTGGTCGCGGCGGTGGTGGCCGTCCGCGATGGCGGTGAGCGGCGGTTCCTCGGCTCGGCCGCGGAGATCGAGGTCTACGCTCGTGGTGTGGCGGAGGGCGATCGGCTCGGTCCTCGCAGCGTCGGCGGGATGGAGTTCGAGGAGATTCGCCGCGAGCGCGGGGTGGTCGTCTTCCAGCAAGGGGAGCGCGAGCACAGTCCCTACGGGTACGCCTGGAGCCCGCACGGTGACCCCGCCCGGCTCCTCGCGGACGTGGAGTGGTCGGCGGATCACCTCGATCACCGTTTCGAGCACCTGCAGGGCGCCTTCTACTCCTGGCGGGGCAGCCGCTGAGGGTCGGCGCTCAGGGCCTGCCGGCCGCGCGGCGGGTGAAGCCGCGGGTGGTGGGCACCAGGGCCGCGGCGGCCGGGGCGAGGAAGCACACCAGGGCGCATCCGGCCAGGACCGGTTGCGGGCCGAAGGCGTCCATGGCCGGGGCGAGGAAGGCGAGGCCGACGGGGGCCAGGCCGTAGGAGACGAGGAAGTCGAGTGAGGAGACGCGGGCGAGCAGGCGCGGCTCCACCTCGCGCTGGGTGGCGGTGAACCAGGGGACGTTGAACAGCTCGATGCCCAGCCCCGCCACCGCGTAGGCGGCGAACACGGCGGCCGGGTGTGCGGGGAGGAGGAGGCTGAGGGGGGCGAAGCCGTACAGGGCCAGGCCCGCCAGGGCGGTCCAGCCCTGGGCGCGGGGGTTCCAGCGGGCCACGAGCACCGCGCCGGCCAGCGCGCCGAGGGTGTAGGCGGTGAGTGCGGCGGCCAGGATCGCCTCGGTGCCGTAGCGGTCGCGGCTGATCAGCGGGAGTGCTACGCCGGTGGCCGAGTAGCCGGTGAAGATGACGGCGGCGAGGGCTGCCAGGCCGGCCAGGAACCACGGGTGCCGGCGGGCCTCTCGGATGCCCTCGCCGAACTCCTCCAGGAGCCTGATCCGCTCGGGCGCGGGAGCGAGCGCCGGTCCGGGCGCGGGCGCCGGTCCGGGTGCGGGCACGGGTGCCGGAGGGCCGCTGGGGGCCGGGAGTCCTCGGGGTGGGAGGAGGGCGGCGAGCAGCCACAGGAGGCCCGTGCCGACCAGCAGCATCCAGGTGTCCAGGACGACCGCCAGCAGCGCCGTGCCCGCCGGCGCGATCAGCGTGGTGACGCGTACGGCGAAGGTGATGGCGGCGTTGGCCTGCCGCCGCCGCCCGTCATCGACCACCTCGGCCGTGAGCGCCTGGAACGCGGGCCGGCACGCCCCCTGACCGGCCCCGACGACGGCCGCCGCCACCGCCATGAGCAGGACGGAGCCGCCCTCCCCCACCGCGACGTCCGGAGCGGAGAGCCCGGCCGCGACGCCCGAGGCAGCGTGCCCGGCTGCGACGGCCGAGGTGGCGAGCCCGGCCGCGATGGCCGGGGTGGCGACGGCGGCGGCCAGGCCCGCCCAGAGCACCACGCCCCGCCGCGAGTACCGATCGGCGAGCACCCCGCTGATCGGCACCGCGACGAGGAAGCCGACGGTGCGAGCGGCCAGCACGACGCCCAGCCCGGCCGCGCTGAGGGACCGGTCGAGAACGGCCAGCCCCAGCACGAAGGGCAGCGCCCAGGTGGCCAGCCCCGAGGCGGTGGTGCCGCACCACAACCGGACGAAGCTCCCGTCACGCAGGATCGACCGCGACCGGGCCGAGGCCGGAGCGCCTCGGCTCACGTCCCCAGCTCCCGCAGATAAGCCCCGAACCCCTCCAGCCCGTCGATGTTGCGCGGCCCGCTGATCCCCTCGTTGTAATCCATCACGTAGAACCGATCCTCGACCACAGCAGGCAGCTTGCTGGTCGTGGGGAACTCCTTCAAGAACTTGATCTTCTCGGCCGCGGGCTTGTCCCCGTAGTCCAGGATGATGATCACCTCCGGCTCGGCCTCCACCACGGCCTCCCAGGTGACCTCCCCCCACCGCGCGTCCAGCTCACCGAACACGTTCCGCCCGCCGGCGAACCGGATGATGTCGTTCGGCGGCACCTGGCTCCCGGCGGTGAACGGCTTGTCGGTGCCGGAGTCGTACAGGAAGACCGGCACAGGATCCCCCTGGGGTGCCTGCGCGCGGACCGCCTCGACGCGCTTGCGGTAGCCGTCGATCAAGGTCCGTGCCCTGTCCTCGACGCCGAAGATCTTGCCGAGGCGTTCGAGGTCGGTGTAGAGGGCTTCGAACGGGGTGACGCGCTCGGGGTAGCCGGGATAGTTGAAGCACGACTCGGTGTGCATGAAGCTCTGGATCTTCAGGCCGTCGAGGATGGCCGGGGTGATGCCGCGCTGGTCGCTGAAGCCTGAGCGCCAGCCGGCGACGACGAAGTCGGCCTTGGCGTCCACGACCAGCTCCCGGTTGAGCAGGTCGTCGCTGAGGAACGTGACCTTGGCGTACTCGCTCGCCCAGGGCGACTCCGTGACCGGCGGGTTGGCCGGCGGCATGACGTAGCCGTGGACGTGCTCGGTGAGCCCGAGGGCGAACAGCTTGTCCGCGCTGCCGCCCTCGTAGACGACCGCGCGCCGCGGCGTGGTGTAGGCGATGTCCTGTCCGCATCGCTTGACCGTCACCGTACGCGCGGCGGCGGCGGTGCCGCCCTCCACCTGCGCGCCGCAGCCGGCGAGCAGGAGCATGCCCGCCAGCAGCGCGGCGGAGGTACGTGTGTTCACGCGGGATTTCCTTCCATGGTCGTGGCGGTGCCCAGGTCGTAGAGCACCTGGGGGACTCCGGTGAGGGGATGGGGGACGACGCTGGCCTCGACGCCGAACACCTCGCGCAGCAGCCGGGAGGTCAGGACGTCGGCGGGCGGGCCGCAGGCGACGAGGGCTCCGTGGGAGAGCACGGCGAGCCGGTCGCAGGCGGAGGCGGCGAGGTTGAGGTCGTGCAGGGTGACGAGCACGCCCGGCCCCGCGTGCCTGAGCATCGACAGCAGCCGGATCTGGTGGTGCAGGTCGAGGTGGTTGGTCGGCTCGTCGAGCACCAGCACCCGCGGCTCCTGCACGAGCGCCCTGGCCACCAGGACCCGCTGGCGCTCTCCCCCGGACAGCGACAGCACGCCGCGCCCGGCCAGGTGCAGCACCTCCATCCGGGCCATCGCCTGGCGGCACAGCTCGCGTTCGCGGGCGCTGAGCGGCTGGTTGCCGCGCAGGTGCGGGGCGCGGCCGAGGCCGACGACCTCCTCGACCGTGAAGTCGAGGTCCGCGCGCCCCTCCTGGGTGAGGGCGGCGACCAGGCGGGCGCTGTCACGCAGCGGCATCGCCGCCAGATCCTGCCCGTCGATCCGGACGGCGCCGCCCGCCGGCCGCAACGCCCGGTACACGCACCGCAGGGCCGTCGTCTTGCCCGAGCCGTTGGGCCCGACCAGCCCCACCACCTGGCCCGGCTCGACGGCCAGCGTCAGCTCCTCGACGATCGGGGCGCCGCCGATGGACACCGACAGCTCGTCCAGCAGCAAGCGAGCCATCAGCGTCCCCCGAACAGGTAGCCCCGGCGGCGCAGCAGCACCACGAAGACCGGCACGCCCACCAGCGCGGTGATCACACCCAGCGGCAGCTCACGCGGCGCCACCAGCGTCCTGGCCACCAGGTCGGCCCACACCATGAAGATCGCCCCGGCGAGCGGCGCGACCGTGAGCACGCGGACGTGCGCCGCCCCCGTCCACAGCCGCACGAGGTGCGGCATGATCAGCCCGACGAACCCGATCGCGCCGCTGACCGCGACCATCGCCCCGGTCGCCAGGGACGTCAGCACGAACAGGCCGCGGCGCAGCCTGACGGTGTCGACGCCCAGGCTCGCCGAGGTCTCGTCGCCCAGGGCGAGCACGTCCAGGCTGCGGGCGAAGCGGCGCAGCAGCACGACGGTGGCGGCGGTGACGACCGCCACGACGGGCAGCGCCCCCAGGTCGCCGCGCCGAAGCCGCCCATCGACCAGAACAGCACGGTGCTCGTCGACTCGCCGTCGGGCACGAAGTACACGATCAGGCTCATCACCGCCTGGAAGCCGAACGCCATCGCCACCCCGGTCAGCACCAGCCGCAGCGGCGAGAGCCCGCCGGCGCCGCGCGAGGCCAGGTAGACCAGCGCGGAGACGAGCAGCGCCCCGAGGAACGCGCCGGCCGAGACCGCGTAGATCCCCAGCGCGGTGAGCGTGCCCGTGACGCCCACCAGCACCGCCCCGGCCGACGCCCCCGAGGACACGCCCAGCACGTACGGGTCGGCGAGCGCGTTGCGCACCATGGCCTGGATCGCCACGCCGACCACGCTGAGCCCGGCCCCCACCAGGACGGCGAGCAGCACGCGCGGTGTCCGCACCTGCCAGATGATCTGGTACGCCGTGACCTCCTCGGCCGTGATCGACCCGGCGGTCACGGCCGCCCACAGGAAACGCAGCGTCTCCCCCGGCGGCACGGCGGCGGCGCCCAGCCCGATCGCCAGCAGCACCGACACGGTGAGGACGGCCGCGAGCACGGCGACGACCAGCGGCATCACGAAGGCGGGGGGCGACTCGGGCAACGTTCTCAAGGACACTCCAGAAAACGAGAATCATTTTCGATGGAAGACCGTATCACCACAAACCGCCGCGATCTCCCCGTACGGCATGAAGACGGTTATCGTTTGCGTAGCGGATCAGGACGTCGGCAGGAGAAACACGTGCGAGGACGAGCCGCGACGATCGTGATGGCGCTCCTGGTGGCGGCCCTGTGGGGGTGCGGCGGCCAGGAGCCGGCCGGGGAGGGCGAGCGGCGGCTCACCCTGGCCGCCCCGCGCGACCTCGTCGCCGGCCCCGAGGACCCCTACTACGCTCACCAGACGTTACGGATCTGGGAGCCGCTGGTGACCGTGGACGACCGGTTGCGGCCCGTCCCGGCGCTGGCCGCGTCCTGGGCGGTGGCGGAGCAGGGGCGGCGGTGGACGTTCACGCTGCGCGAGGGGGTGCGGTTCAGTGACGGCACGCCGCTGACCGCCGAGTCGGTGGTGGCCAACGTGGAGCGATTCGTCCGGATCGCGCCCCGGCAGTCGG
The nucleotide sequence above comes from Nonomuraea gerenzanensis. Encoded proteins:
- a CDS encoding SDR family NAD(P)-dependent oxidoreductase, producing MTNKEQTSVLITGGNKGLGLEAARRLGALGWTVFLGSRDEGRGREAAAKLAAEGSAVVMVPLDVTSDESVAGAVRLVREHTDCLDVLINNAGAPGRGTPPAQATAEEIHAVYDTNVYGPIRVTNAFLPLLQAAENPRVVMVSSAVGAFSVVTDPRQAASQFHELAYTSSKTALNMVTLRYAQALPDIKFNLATPGEVANRKFAATDMNNHTGELTVTEGTDSIVRLATLGPDGPTGLFVDRLGPIAW
- a CDS encoding MFS transporter, which produces MSRGAPASARSRSILRDGSFVRLWCGTTASGLATWALPFVLGLAVLDRSLSAAGLGVVLAARTVGFLVAVPISGVLADRYSRRGVVLWAGLAAAVATPAIAAGLATSAVAAGHAASGVAAGLSAPDVAVGEGGSVLLMAVAAAVVGAGQGACRPAFQALTAEVVDDGRRRQANAAITFAVRVTTLIAPAGTALLAVVLDTWMLLVGTGLLWLLAALLPPRGLPAPSGPPAPVPAPGPAPAPGPALAPAPERIRLLEEFGEGIREARRHPWFLAGLAALAAVIFTGYSATGVALPLISRDRYGTEAILAAALTAYTLGALAGAVLVARWNPRAQGWTALAGLALYGFAPLSLLLPAHPAAVFAAYAVAGLGIELFNVPWFTATQREVEPRLLARVSSLDFLVSYGLAPVGLAFLAPAMDAFGPQPVLAGCALVCFLAPAAAALVPTTRGFTRRAAGRP
- a CDS encoding ABC transporter ATP-binding protein, with translation MARLLLDELSVSIGGAPIVEELTLAVEPGQVVGLVGPNGSGKTTALRCVYRALRPAGGAVRIDGQDLAAMPLRDSARLVAALTQEGRADLDFTVEEVVGLGRAPHLRGNQPLSARERELCRQAMARMEVLHLAGRGVLSLSGGERQRVLVARALVQEPRVLVLDEPTNHLDLHHQIRLLSMLRHAGPGVLVTLHDLNLAASACDRLAVLSHGALVACGPPADVLTSRLLREVFGVEASVVPHPLTGVPQVLYDLGTATTMEGNPA
- a CDS encoding RNA polymerase sigma-70 factor, whose amino-acid sequence is MLGTADETGAAAYRPLLFSIAYGMTGSVGDAEDIVQDAFLGLTRARQAGTAIADQKAYLATAVTRLGIDHLRSARVRRETYVGDWLPEPVVVPAGAPGPAEHAELADSLSMAFLVLLESLTPVERAVFMLREVFGYDYQDVARITGKTEVNCRQIFARARQRVAAGGRAPGSPPPPARRARGEELARRFFDAAAGGDMDALLSMLAPDAVLHGDGGGKAQAIARPATDAHHVARLLVAGLRRVAKLGVSYRPAWVNGRPGAVMYDAEGRVASVVGLDVVDGVVQAVHSVANPDKLGHLGPVSDVGRLPES
- a CDS encoding ABC transporter substrate-binding protein; this encodes MLLLAGCGAQVEGGTAAAARTVTVKRCGQDIAYTTPRRAVVYEGGSADKLFALGLTEHVHGYVMPPANPPVTESPWASEYAKVTFLSDDLLNRELVVDAKADFVVAGWRSGFSDQRGITPAILDGLKIQSFMHTESCFNYPGYPERVTPFEALYTDLERLGKIFGVEDRARTLIDGYRKRVEAVRAQAPQGDPVPVFLYDSGTDKPFTAGSQVPPNDIIRFAGGRNVFGELDARWGEVTWEAVVEAEPEVIIILDYGDKPAAEKIKFLKEFPTTSKLPAVVEDRFYVMDYNEGISGPRNIDGLEGFGAYLRELGT